A window of Halobellus sp. LT62 contains these coding sequences:
- a CDS encoding DEAD/DEAH box helicase family protein: MNDSTEPTRKVGRHLKSNDFPMSSGNQNRTDPTPYDAIGASILNDALTRARGRHQPYCVSEEPKRKYYVSNLAPTHGVTDTEEFVSQIKPSALTMDFRPANDEAMLDPLDIEFDLYYPSYPTFEEYQTIVSRSRRAAKLQEADTDEAPEDVDDTDIDTEDLYRLDEDFHRRVDIRISTTLDLSQPADERERITGLIRDEVDTALNAATEDVFATRDTVDPEDWENSSLDLHDLDEDEFQTVIDSFNPVSSDDFRWAVSFGIEHRGDEVALRLMNEPVGAEEEEAGADEPHIFNPKIATEATLKKYEFNLGPDDYRFDQFIWAKGHNCSTTVDALDEDAQRFRVSTTATPSAPVFEFEFNTDHDTRFKALAGDSSSVTTIEVLEDISSGMDNYLGEWRGSKKAEFEREYGAESDEMDEFVAAADNFEEEMSRFNAGVELLRNEEDVRRAFQMMNRVNNTVHNEKADDFDSWRLFQLVFIVSNLPSIVTRDPDPRFERYETQYDDMAEVLWFPTGGGKTEAYLGLVLFNLFFDRMRGKENGVTAWIRFPLRLLSRQQKQRFMEAMLEADAIRRAPEDDGGLDAKGKPFSLGYFVGSRDSPNDIGKNNDLDEDYRASQEKLEEDCKHLDECPLCGSNVNVRYDETANSVYHYCTESSLPDSEDCVGRLPIYVTDHDIYRYTPSILLGSLDKIAVMGMQPLFANLLGNFTTECPAHGIGYSGRCPENHLCDYENDSEEFIDIDPGVRDHNRRDEVEYFDPVPTLHLVDEVHLLNEELGAFASHYETMYLSLCEKLYDVTPKVLTSTATIAEYERQIRNLFQVEATRFPEEGPDLGETFYGELSESDVEREYHGLTPNNRTHLYAVLDLVKIYHEVIRDYYDEQPEMVALHAGLDPTDINDLDDTVASVLDAYETSLVYFTNKREKDTYRKNIRKQINDEMREDGYTPPLEARQLTADTRDDDTLPRLEREGEFADYSFDERIDTVPATSFVGHGIDVDRFNFMLFFGYPSQTFQYIQASSRVGRQEGVPGHVLDVFRPFDKRDRHRYKYFEKLHEYLSRTVEPVPIDRWAKFAVEKTFPGILMAILIQYYRPLMYRKTDASGDPITITANGKTKRANVQSANHLYEMMNNDADFPELTKNALAELLTDAYVLRDKPTYIDYMPVDADGNSGLYTNQYFREQVIEGHAGQPSRLDRIWREWNNKLDTEMDTPEFPGDEGPMISLRDIGKSAKITNNDYHEEFIEALTRA; this comes from the coding sequence ATGAACGATAGTACGGAACCAACCAGGAAGGTAGGGCGACATCTCAAAAGTAACGATTTCCCAATGTCATCGGGGAATCAAAACCGGACGGACCCAACCCCATATGATGCCATCGGCGCATCGATTCTGAACGACGCTCTCACGCGGGCCCGAGGCCGACACCAGCCGTATTGCGTCTCTGAGGAACCCAAACGCAAGTACTACGTCTCGAACCTCGCGCCCACACACGGCGTAACCGATACCGAGGAGTTCGTCTCGCAAATCAAGCCCAGTGCCCTCACGATGGACTTCCGCCCCGCAAACGACGAGGCGATGCTCGATCCCCTCGACATCGAGTTCGACCTCTACTACCCGAGCTACCCCACTTTCGAGGAGTATCAGACTATCGTTTCCCGGTCGCGACGCGCCGCCAAGCTCCAAGAAGCTGACACCGACGAAGCCCCTGAAGACGTAGATGACACAGACATCGATACAGAGGACCTCTACCGCCTCGATGAGGATTTTCACCGTCGCGTTGACATTCGGATCTCTACGACGCTCGACCTCTCGCAACCCGCTGATGAACGTGAACGCATTACGGGCCTCATTCGAGACGAAGTCGATACGGCACTAAACGCAGCGACCGAGGACGTTTTCGCTACCCGGGATACCGTCGACCCCGAGGATTGGGAGAACTCCTCCCTCGACCTCCACGATCTCGACGAGGACGAGTTCCAGACAGTCATCGATTCGTTCAACCCTGTGTCGTCGGACGACTTCCGATGGGCCGTCTCGTTCGGTATCGAGCATCGGGGCGATGAGGTCGCCCTACGGTTAATGAATGAACCTGTCGGCGCGGAAGAAGAGGAGGCAGGTGCAGATGAGCCGCATATCTTCAACCCCAAAATCGCGACAGAGGCGACGCTCAAGAAGTACGAATTCAACCTCGGCCCCGACGACTACCGATTTGACCAGTTCATCTGGGCGAAGGGCCACAACTGCTCGACGACCGTGGATGCGCTTGATGAGGATGCCCAACGGTTCCGCGTCAGCACCACTGCCACACCGAGCGCGCCAGTCTTCGAGTTCGAGTTCAACACCGACCACGATACGCGATTCAAAGCACTCGCTGGCGACAGCTCTAGCGTCACCACGATCGAAGTGCTGGAAGATATCTCCTCGGGAATGGACAACTATCTGGGGGAGTGGCGTGGTTCGAAGAAAGCAGAGTTCGAGCGCGAGTACGGAGCGGAATCCGACGAGATGGACGAGTTTGTCGCCGCCGCCGATAACTTCGAGGAAGAGATGTCGCGGTTTAACGCGGGTGTCGAACTGCTCCGCAATGAGGAGGACGTGCGCCGAGCGTTTCAGATGATGAATCGCGTCAACAATACCGTCCATAACGAGAAGGCTGATGACTTCGACTCGTGGAGACTCTTCCAACTGGTATTCATCGTCTCAAACCTCCCTAGCATCGTCACTCGCGACCCCGACCCACGTTTCGAGCGTTACGAGACACAGTACGATGATATGGCCGAGGTGCTATGGTTCCCTACCGGCGGCGGCAAGACCGAGGCATACCTTGGCCTCGTGTTGTTCAACCTGTTCTTCGACCGGATGCGCGGGAAAGAAAATGGCGTCACCGCGTGGATTCGCTTCCCGCTTCGCCTGCTCTCCCGCCAGCAGAAACAGCGGTTTATGGAGGCGATGCTGGAGGCCGACGCAATCCGTCGTGCTCCTGAGGACGATGGCGGCCTCGATGCCAAGGGAAAGCCGTTCTCTCTTGGGTACTTCGTCGGGTCGCGCGACTCTCCGAACGACATCGGGAAAAACAACGACCTCGACGAGGACTACCGCGCGAGCCAAGAGAAGCTCGAAGAGGACTGTAAGCATCTCGATGAGTGCCCGCTCTGCGGGAGCAACGTGAACGTTCGCTACGACGAGACGGCCAACAGCGTCTACCACTACTGTACCGAGAGTTCCCTTCCCGATAGCGAGGACTGCGTGGGCCGCCTTCCTATATACGTCACCGACCACGACATTTACCGCTACACGCCGAGCATCCTGCTGGGATCGCTCGACAAAATCGCGGTAATGGGAATGCAGCCGCTGTTCGCCAATCTACTCGGCAACTTCACCACGGAGTGCCCCGCCCACGGCATTGGATACTCCGGGCGTTGTCCTGAGAACCATCTCTGCGATTACGAAAACGACTCTGAGGAGTTCATCGACATCGATCCAGGCGTCCGCGACCATAACCGCCGCGACGAGGTGGAATACTTCGACCCTGTGCCGACGCTCCACCTCGTGGACGAGGTTCACCTGCTCAATGAGGAACTTGGCGCGTTCGCCAGCCACTACGAGACGATGTACCTCTCACTGTGCGAGAAGCTGTACGACGTAACGCCGAAAGTCCTGACCTCGACAGCGACCATCGCGGAGTACGAGCGGCAGATTCGCAATCTGTTCCAGGTGGAGGCGACGCGATTCCCCGAGGAGGGGCCCGATCTCGGGGAAACGTTCTACGGCGAACTTTCCGAGAGTGATGTTGAGCGGGAGTACCACGGACTTACACCAAACAACCGCACCCACCTGTACGCAGTGCTAGACCTCGTGAAGATCTACCACGAGGTCATCCGTGACTACTACGACGAACAGCCGGAGATGGTGGCGTTGCACGCTGGTCTCGATCCGACGGACATCAACGATCTTGACGATACGGTCGCGAGCGTGTTGGACGCCTACGAGACCTCACTGGTGTACTTCACAAACAAGCGCGAGAAGGACACCTATCGGAAGAACATCCGCAAGCAGATCAACGACGAGATGCGTGAGGATGGGTACACGCCACCGCTGGAAGCTCGGCAGTTAACGGCGGATACCCGTGATGACGACACGCTCCCGCGTCTAGAACGTGAGGGCGAGTTTGCGGACTACTCGTTTGATGAGCGCATCGACACGGTCCCCGCCACGTCGTTCGTCGGCCACGGCATCGACGTTGACCGCTTCAACTTTATGCTGTTCTTCGGCTACCCGAGCCAGACATTCCAGTACATCCAAGCGTCCTCGCGCGTCGGGCGGCAAGAGGGGGTCCCTGGCCATGTGCTGGACGTGTTCCGCCCGTTCGACAAGCGTGACCGCCACCGCTACAAGTACTTCGAGAAGCTCCACGAGTACTTGTCGCGTACCGTGGAGCCGGTGCCTATCGACCGCTGGGCGAAGTTCGCCGTCGAAAAGACGTTCCCCGGTATCCTGATGGCCATCCTTATCCAGTACTACCGCCCGCTGATGTACCGGAAGACGGACGCTAGCGGCGATCCCATCACTATCACAGCCAACGGGAAGACAAAGCGGGCGAACGTTCAATCCGCGAACCATCTCTACGAAATGATGAACAACGACGCGGACTTCCCCGAACTCACGAAGAACGCTCTAGCTGAGCTGCTCACAGATGCCTATGTCCTGCGGGATAAACCGACGTATATCGACTATATGCCCGTGGACGCGGACGGCAACTCAGGGCTATACACAAACCAGTACTTCCGCGAGCAGGTCATCGAAGGGCACGCGGGCCAGCCCAGCCGTCTCGATCGAATCTGGCGCGAGTGGAACAATAAGCTCGACACCGAGATGGACACACCGGAGTTCCCCGGTGATGAGGGACCGATGATAAGTCTCCGCGACATCGGGAAGAGTGCAAAAATCACCAACAACGACTATCACGAGGAATTCATCGAGGCTCTCACCCGCGCCTGA
- a CDS encoding phospholipase D-like domain-containing protein, whose translation MPTNHLDPDADALLETARIINQSVSPAHLDSVRASLEYLYHGDGDVTPESLQDTTHCNLSTTESENIVYQLAVENIVTKDHINEPALRSAFTGARLLAAQAPEPENTIVATIPDDDALDAWMFEALHGNILELIRSAEDTLVLMSPFLSEDAYNRLRPALVTAADNGADITLITRYLTYGDEDYNREFVRAVLNDDRLAPQVTTYEYIDDSTWTTFHAKVVIADGVRAYLGTANLTHKGLGGNLELGVIFRDETAPRLTELVEALRASEYLHEVSLRRSQFNRL comes from the coding sequence ATGCCCACAAATCACCTCGATCCCGATGCTGACGCACTGCTCGAAACGGCCAGAATAATTAATCAGTCCGTCTCCCCGGCACATCTTGACAGCGTGCGAGCAAGCCTCGAATACCTCTACCACGGCGACGGCGACGTGACGCCCGAGTCGCTCCAAGACACCACCCACTGCAATCTCTCAACGACCGAGTCTGAGAATATTGTCTACCAACTCGCTGTGGAAAATATCGTCACAAAGGATCATATAAACGAGCCCGCTCTACGTTCGGCCTTCACCGGGGCACGACTGCTGGCCGCACAGGCCCCCGAGCCTGAGAACACTATTGTCGCCACAATCCCTGATGACGACGCACTCGATGCTTGGATGTTCGAAGCCCTTCACGGCAACATACTTGAACTCATTCGTTCTGCCGAGGATACCCTCGTGTTGATGAGTCCCTTCCTTAGCGAAGACGCGTATAACCGTCTCCGCCCCGCCCTCGTCACGGCGGCTGACAACGGGGCGGATATCACGCTCATCACGCGGTACCTCACCTACGGCGACGAGGACTATAACCGCGAATTCGTCCGTGCCGTACTAAACGATGACCGTCTCGCTCCTCAAGTAACAACTTACGAGTACATCGATGACTCCACATGGACTACGTTCCATGCGAAGGTCGTTATTGCAGATGGCGTCAGGGCATATCTAGGTACAGCAAACCTGACTCATAAGGGTCTCGGGGGAAATCTGGAGCTAGGAGTGATATTCCGTGATGAGACCGCCCCCCGACTCACGGAACTGGTTGAAGCTCTTCGCGCGTCGGAGTACCTTCACGAAGTTTCCCTCAGAAGGAGCCAATTTAATCGGTTGTGA
- a CDS encoding DrmE family protein, whose protein sequence is MGVSDITSYADSFRQRVFMGGFLQGTIQNDGTAFHLGTTECAIVEKALRAVDRRESLLIHNPFPTTSLPVAIIASYAYSQNPRIPGNEELPMLVFPASSRGYLSEIDKFHFQTTVSAEDNKTPLIPRESIGSLSEQSASWHVYTAKDNFVFDIENHDVPLGALFIDLRKPEWSERRFDNIEEFCESNPDIPAIFYTEEMNPAAELTQERLGSEPIRVTGEMLANAATTDPAEGESSLTVQERILSSGRLEVLQFPVTDEGLGDHIPEFIGLKKKCQKRDLAYVDVGRVFNRLLKQPFKPKYWSRSVGSNAFYDDVPGYIERLERRAGNVERGSNLLNNYARKANEVQGYLNGRHALQNTVLDAIQRAGDDEGHSRFVVKNTPAKEALRLAATDSGYTIPENVEIIERGKVTPMPDTRYVFLYPPYRDDYVFEFPPSEQVAFIYQALWSNYVQSAAQEATKKITATHKTQSIGEGGAVGDVEDHVFDIDTLESDIEGYLRGVDFGGSDGSSLEESEEAASDGEELIFELTDGSSRRFSEESIVTIYDPEEAKISRKTAKKVDIGEEILLIESVAGDLYDVLLDSAHKRDAVREDEELVANWRRALNNAMEREGLSYEDVVDELQERGSDIESWHSVRAWSEGRYMGPLDEGDCRRVLHLARPDLEGALLEQIHEQVWKAMKHLRLLHRRIGRNVRRAVEAEYNPSTTSSFGSDVNEQMVKNIARNIDRQTITNIEASANE, encoded by the coding sequence ATGGGGGTCAGTGATATTACATCATATGCCGATTCCTTTCGGCAACGGGTCTTTATGGGGGGATTTCTTCAGGGCACAATTCAAAACGACGGAACCGCCTTTCATCTTGGAACGACGGAGTGTGCCATCGTTGAAAAGGCCCTTCGCGCAGTCGATAGAAGGGAATCACTCCTCATCCATAACCCGTTTCCGACGACCTCACTTCCTGTAGCTATCATAGCTTCGTACGCGTATTCTCAAAATCCGCGTATCCCCGGCAATGAGGAACTGCCGATGCTGGTGTTCCCTGCATCGTCACGTGGGTATCTTAGTGAGATTGATAAGTTCCATTTTCAGACCACGGTATCCGCAGAGGACAACAAGACTCCACTCATCCCCCGAGAATCAATCGGAAGTCTCTCCGAACAATCGGCATCGTGGCACGTGTACACAGCCAAGGACAACTTCGTTTTCGACATCGAGAACCACGACGTGCCGCTCGGTGCGCTGTTCATAGACCTGCGGAAGCCAGAATGGAGCGAACGGCGATTCGACAACATTGAGGAGTTCTGCGAGTCCAATCCCGATATACCGGCGATATTCTATACCGAGGAGATGAATCCAGCTGCCGAACTCACCCAAGAGCGGTTAGGTTCTGAGCCCATCCGCGTGACAGGTGAAATGCTCGCGAACGCGGCGACGACTGACCCTGCCGAAGGGGAAAGTTCGCTAACCGTACAGGAACGAATCCTATCGAGCGGACGACTCGAAGTGCTTCAGTTCCCGGTGACTGATGAGGGGCTTGGTGATCACATTCCCGAGTTCATCGGACTCAAAAAAAAGTGCCAGAAGAGGGATCTCGCATACGTGGATGTTGGCAGAGTGTTCAACCGGCTGCTGAAACAACCATTCAAACCTAAGTACTGGTCACGCAGTGTTGGGTCCAACGCGTTCTACGATGACGTACCTGGATATATCGAGCGTCTCGAGCGACGCGCAGGGAACGTGGAGAGAGGGAGCAATCTTCTGAACAACTACGCACGGAAGGCTAACGAGGTACAGGGATACCTGAACGGGCGACACGCGTTACAAAATACTGTCCTTGACGCCATCCAACGGGCGGGCGATGACGAGGGGCACTCACGCTTCGTCGTCAAAAACACCCCAGCAAAGGAGGCTCTCAGATTGGCGGCTACTGACTCTGGCTATACCATCCCAGAAAACGTCGAAATCATCGAACGGGGCAAGGTGACTCCGATGCCTGACACCCGGTATGTGTTCCTGTATCCACCCTACCGCGATGACTACGTGTTCGAGTTCCCGCCCTCGGAGCAGGTAGCGTTCATCTATCAGGCTCTCTGGTCGAACTATGTGCAGTCCGCCGCACAGGAGGCCACCAAAAAAATCACCGCTACTCATAAGACCCAAAGCATCGGTGAAGGAGGTGCAGTCGGTGACGTTGAAGACCACGTTTTCGACATCGATACGTTGGAAAGCGATATAGAAGGTTATCTGAGGGGAGTAGATTTCGGCGGATCGGATGGGTCCTCTTTGGAAGAATCCGAGGAAGCAGCTTCGGACGGTGAAGAACTCATATTCGAGCTGACTGATGGGTCCTCAAGGCGATTCTCAGAAGAAAGTATCGTCACCATTTACGATCCAGAAGAGGCGAAGATATCGCGCAAGACAGCCAAGAAGGTCGATATAGGTGAGGAGATACTCCTCATCGAGAGCGTGGCAGGCGACCTCTACGACGTACTACTGGACTCTGCTCATAAACGGGATGCTGTTCGTGAAGACGAGGAACTCGTTGCCAACTGGCGGCGGGCACTGAATAACGCGATGGAGCGTGAGGGGCTGTCCTACGAGGATGTAGTCGATGAACTCCAGGAACGAGGGTCCGACATCGAAAGTTGGCACTCGGTGCGTGCGTGGTCCGAAGGGCGGTATATGGGGCCGCTTGACGAGGGCGACTGTCGTCGAGTCCTACACCTTGCTCGTCCCGATTTAGAGGGCGCGTTACTCGAACAAATCCACGAGCAGGTGTGGAAAGCAATGAAGCACCTCAGACTACTCCACCGACGTATTGGTCGGAACGTACGGCGAGCTGTGGAAGCAGAATATAATCCGTCTACAACCTCCTCGTTCGGCAGTGATGTCAACGAGCAGATGGTGAAAAATATTGCTCGGAATATAGACCGCCAGACAATTACGAATATAGAGGCATCCGCTAATGAATAG
- a CDS encoding tyrosine-type recombinase/integrase, with product MHNETPTVVQEDAEKVLRELLDQADEERESIAPERAKDLYLDDKKREHRDSTVTAHRSRLGFFVEWCEEQGIDDMTDLTARDLHEYRVWRREEINVVSEKTQMDTLRTFVRWCETIDAVQSGLWKKVKSPAIPEGEDADETVIHIDRAREVLNYLEKYEYATTEHITWLVLVETGIRMGALRALDIEDYHSEAEKPHFGIVHRPNTYTPIKNGVSGERRVGLSSSACEVLDDYLADQRPDVTDESNREPLLATSYGRISKSTIRTYIYKWSRPCVIGSDCPHGRDPTDCEAANNIDQAPGCPSSVTPHPIRRGYITHLLQSGVPVEVVSDRCNVSPAIIDQHYDVRSEEDKMHQRQEILGEVFDEAASFD from the coding sequence GTGCATAACGAAACGCCGACCGTCGTTCAGGAAGACGCGGAGAAGGTTCTCCGGGAACTACTCGATCAAGCCGACGAAGAGCGGGAGTCTATTGCGCCTGAACGAGCCAAGGACCTGTATCTCGACGATAAAAAGCGTGAACACCGGGACTCAACCGTGACGGCCCATCGCTCCCGACTGGGCTTCTTCGTCGAGTGGTGCGAGGAGCAGGGCATCGACGATATGACCGACCTCACGGCACGCGATCTTCACGAATATCGCGTGTGGCGTCGAGAGGAGATTAACGTCGTCAGTGAGAAGACCCAGATGGATACGCTTCGGACGTTCGTCAGGTGGTGCGAAACTATCGATGCCGTCCAGTCTGGGCTCTGGAAAAAGGTCAAGTCACCGGCTATCCCAGAAGGAGAAGACGCAGACGAGACGGTCATCCACATCGACCGCGCTCGGGAAGTTCTCAACTACCTTGAGAAGTACGAGTACGCCACGACGGAGCACATAACCTGGCTCGTACTGGTAGAAACGGGTATTCGAATGGGTGCCCTCCGAGCGCTCGATATCGAAGACTATCACTCCGAGGCGGAGAAACCTCACTTCGGTATCGTCCATCGGCCGAATACGTATACCCCAATAAAGAACGGCGTCAGCGGAGAGCGCCGAGTAGGACTGTCCTCATCGGCCTGTGAGGTGCTCGACGACTACCTCGCCGACCAACGCCCAGATGTGACGGACGAGTCGAACCGAGAGCCGCTACTTGCGACAAGCTATGGGCGGATCAGTAAGTCAACAATCCGGACGTATATCTACAAGTGGTCACGGCCTTGCGTGATCGGTTCCGATTGTCCTCACGGCCGCGACCCGACAGACTGCGAGGCAGCGAACAACATCGACCAAGCCCCAGGGTGCCCATCCAGCGTTACGCCGCATCCGATTCGCCGCGGCTACATCACGCACTTGCTACAGTCCGGTGTCCCAGTTGAAGTCGTCAGCGACCGCTGTAACGTATCGCCGGCTATCATCGACCAACACTACGACGTCCGGAGCGAGGAGGACAAGATGCACCAGCGGCAGGAAATTCTCGGCGAAGTATTCGACGAGGCGGCATCGTTCGACTGA
- a CDS encoding DNA cytosine methyltransferase gives MRKYRFIDLFAGIGGTRIAFEPCGDCVYSCEIDEDAREVYERNWGEAPTETDIRNINHIEDEIPNHDILLACWPCPSFSRFGKKDGLKDERGMLFYEISDILNIKQPKAFMLENVKNLRFVNDGEAYETVVDELESAGYSVFSEVLNALDFGVPQHRERLIIVGFRDDLAPQEDAFEIPKESANALESEKEQRQALAKLLEDDPNEKYKASDKIITDRYNSIENPSEVPEPSVWHENRAGQIKPRPYSSALRASSSWNYILINGQRHPTVRELLRLQGFPEWFEMDGGNQSRARKLTGNTVPVPAIREVAKAIAIELGTPTTQSREQSLADGAVSD, from the coding sequence ATGAGAAAATATCGTTTTATTGATCTCTTCGCAGGAATAGGCGGTACACGAATCGCCTTCGAGCCGTGTGGGGACTGCGTGTATTCCTGCGAGATTGATGAAGATGCCCGTGAAGTGTATGAACGAAACTGGGGGGAGGCCCCAACTGAAACAGATATTCGTAATATCAACCATATTGAGGACGAAATTCCCAACCACGATATTTTACTTGCGTGCTGGCCTTGTCCCTCTTTCAGTCGATTCGGCAAGAAAGATGGACTGAAAGACGAGAGAGGTATGCTATTCTATGAAATATCCGATATATTGAACATCAAGCAACCAAAGGCATTTATGCTTGAAAATGTCAAAAACCTTAGATTTGTGAACGACGGAGAGGCTTACGAAACCGTTGTTGATGAGCTCGAAAGCGCGGGATATTCAGTGTTTAGTGAGGTACTCAACGCACTCGATTTCGGAGTCCCCCAACACCGAGAGAGACTTATTATCGTCGGCTTTCGAGACGATCTTGCGCCGCAAGAGGACGCGTTCGAGATACCGAAGGAGAGCGCTAATGCACTGGAGTCAGAAAAGGAGCAGCGACAAGCTCTCGCTAAATTGTTAGAAGACGATCCGAATGAGAAGTACAAGGCAAGTGACAAAATAATCACTGACCGCTATAACTCCATAGAGAACCCTTCGGAAGTGCCGGAGCCATCGGTCTGGCACGAGAACCGTGCTGGACAAATTAAGCCTCGTCCCTACTCCAGCGCCCTTAGGGCGTCTTCCTCCTGGAATTATATACTTATCAACGGTCAGCGCCACCCCACTGTTCGCGAACTGTTGCGACTACAAGGATTCCCGGAATGGTTCGAGATGGATGGTGGAAACCAATCGAGGGCACGGAAATTAACCGGCAACACCGTTCCAGTCCCAGCCATCCGTGAGGTCGCAAAAGCGATTGCAATCGAACTAGGCACACCAACTACACAGTCTAGAGAGCAGTCACTTGCTGACGGAGCGGTCTCCGATTAG